In a single window of the Alteriqipengyuania lutimaris genome:
- a CDS encoding phage tail protein — MGKNLIADLRASLTWDLADFERGTAKIDSGFGKLIERARQFATDFASVGERMTKTWTVGVAAMGAAFTARTVMFANDAKAIKVAANTAADGVESFQRRAFAAEREAGVAMEKFADISKDTLDKVGDYFATGGGELKEFFEDVAPRVGVTAEMFRGLSGPDALQLFYNTLDRANVSQQEMVFFLEAIADEGSLLIPLLAENGRLFEELGKKANVFSAADIERYIRLKDSLDDLGISFDKLWQAIAATGLIDWLSAAIEKGADFIERFSQANPLLFKIAVGLLAAGAAAGPLLMLLTSLAVVILPLFLAGLGPVWLALSALINPIGTLLVVGSKFAGIVGGQLLPLLGRLVIGFLGLAAPIGAAIAIFLLFCDRVIDGLQNVWRIAQEALGPSFTRLLDAVEGTVERVSAAFGDFSQSPIGQFLGVVIGLVGDLVEVLVTLAGSAVVGAFNVLLSLITALVEWIGGMVEITANLLSGDWAGAWEAAGNMVGRVIDSLFPMFQNLWSWIEATLVKLGLMEARAAQANSAAKGETPGQSRTLSGKIVTDEQIRGLGAYPEPQQPWRRTPDVEKPKATPRGRTGPSAAELAERREMLALEHDIAVARESGDMEALSALERKRDLQRAIEQYERAGLSNAQARVAAEKDMIELEEARAKAAARERADHERSFDIQLARIREDHAHLKTLEDEEFLQREIEALEAERVPRAEAEAEAAKKLLALEEARADAIERRAAAQRAAHSIELAELRGDRVMADQLREDERVLDRIRQLQEDDPSMHFADAQAQALQEAADRSRAYLQGSFRDSFRGGLRAAMDGNFWDWFQDRMRDSSFNALAKVLDRLADRFADMLFDSRQGGEGFLGAIGGWLGNLFGGSSPAAAGPAGHEGLHKFNSGGSFKVRGFAGIDRNILSLNGSPVARVSQSEIIDVKRGDQAGNHGQRGELTVRLQKDGGLEGYMTGIAGRVVTEAEPAIRRRTAQYVGSKFAQAREKSLS; from the coding sequence GTGGGCAAGAACCTGATCGCTGACCTTCGGGCTTCGCTTACGTGGGATCTGGCCGACTTCGAGCGCGGGACGGCGAAGATCGACAGCGGCTTCGGCAAGCTGATCGAGCGCGCGCGGCAGTTTGCCACCGACTTCGCATCAGTCGGCGAACGCATGACGAAGACGTGGACCGTCGGGGTCGCTGCGATGGGCGCGGCGTTCACTGCGCGGACGGTGATGTTCGCGAACGATGCCAAGGCGATCAAGGTCGCAGCGAACACTGCGGCCGATGGCGTCGAGAGCTTCCAACGTCGTGCCTTTGCGGCCGAGCGCGAAGCCGGTGTCGCGATGGAGAAGTTCGCCGATATCTCCAAGGACACGCTGGACAAGGTCGGCGACTATTTCGCGACGGGCGGAGGCGAGCTGAAGGAGTTTTTCGAAGACGTCGCGCCGCGGGTAGGCGTGACGGCCGAGATGTTCCGCGGGCTCAGCGGGCCCGATGCGCTGCAGCTGTTCTACAACACCCTCGACCGGGCGAATGTCAGCCAGCAGGAGATGGTGTTCTTCCTCGAGGCGATCGCGGACGAAGGGTCGCTGCTCATCCCCCTGCTCGCCGAAAACGGGCGACTGTTCGAAGAGCTGGGCAAGAAGGCGAACGTCTTCAGCGCGGCCGATATCGAACGATATATCCGCCTCAAGGACTCGCTCGACGATCTTGGCATCTCGTTCGACAAGCTGTGGCAGGCGATCGCCGCGACCGGTCTCATCGACTGGCTGAGCGCGGCGATCGAGAAGGGCGCGGACTTCATCGAACGTTTCTCTCAGGCCAATCCGCTGCTGTTCAAGATCGCGGTCGGACTGCTCGCCGCTGGTGCGGCCGCAGGGCCATTGCTGATGCTGCTGACCTCACTCGCCGTGGTCATTCTGCCACTATTCCTTGCCGGGCTCGGGCCGGTCTGGCTTGCCCTATCCGCGCTGATCAACCCGATCGGGACGTTGCTGGTCGTCGGGTCGAAGTTTGCCGGCATCGTCGGTGGCCAGCTCCTCCCGCTTCTCGGCAGATTGGTAATCGGTTTCCTCGGTTTAGCGGCCCCGATCGGCGCTGCCATCGCGATCTTCCTCCTGTTTTGCGACCGCGTGATCGATGGGCTGCAGAACGTCTGGCGGATCGCGCAAGAAGCGCTGGGTCCGAGCTTCACAAGGCTGCTCGACGCGGTGGAAGGTACGGTCGAGCGGGTAAGTGCTGCCTTTGGCGATTTTTCGCAGAGCCCTATCGGCCAGTTCCTCGGAGTGGTCATCGGACTTGTCGGGGACTTGGTGGAAGTGCTCGTGACGCTGGCTGGCTCTGCGGTCGTGGGCGCCTTCAATGTGCTGCTGTCTCTTATCACCGCACTGGTAGAATGGATCGGCGGGATGGTCGAAATCACCGCCAATCTTCTTTCCGGCGACTGGGCGGGCGCGTGGGAAGCGGCAGGAAACATGGTCGGCCGCGTGATCGACAGCCTCTTTCCCATGTTCCAGAACCTGTGGAGCTGGATCGAAGCCACGCTGGTCAAGCTCGGCCTTATGGAAGCGCGAGCAGCGCAGGCAAATTCGGCGGCGAAAGGCGAGACCCCGGGACAATCCCGCACGCTGAGCGGGAAGATCGTCACCGACGAGCAGATCCGCGGGCTTGGGGCCTACCCCGAGCCGCAGCAGCCCTGGCGGCGTACGCCGGATGTTGAAAAGCCGAAGGCAACTCCCCGCGGACGCACCGGCCCGAGCGCGGCCGAGCTGGCCGAGCGGCGCGAAATGCTCGCGTTGGAGCACGATATCGCGGTGGCGCGCGAGAGCGGCGATATGGAGGCGCTCAGCGCGCTCGAGCGCAAGCGCGACCTGCAGCGCGCAATCGAGCAGTACGAGCGTGCCGGCCTTTCCAACGCGCAGGCCCGGGTCGCGGCCGAGAAGGACATGATCGAGCTCGAAGAGGCGCGCGCCAAGGCGGCCGCCCGCGAGCGTGCCGATCACGAGCGCAGCTTCGACATTCAGCTGGCGAGGATCCGTGAGGACCACGCCCATCTCAAGACGCTCGAAGACGAAGAGTTTCTCCAGCGCGAGATCGAAGCGCTTGAGGCCGAGAGGGTGCCTCGAGCAGAAGCCGAGGCCGAAGCGGCGAAGAAGCTGCTCGCGCTCGAGGAGGCGCGCGCGGATGCGATCGAGCGCCGTGCGGCCGCACAGCGCGCAGCGCATTCGATCGAACTGGCAGAGCTGCGCGGCGATCGGGTGATGGCGGACCAACTGCGCGAGGACGAGAGAGTTCTGGATCGCATCCGCCAGCTCCAGGAAGACGATCCGAGCATGCATTTTGCCGACGCTCAGGCGCAGGCGCTGCAGGAGGCGGCCGACCGGTCGCGAGCCTACCTGCAGGGATCCTTCCGCGACAGCTTTCGCGGTGGCCTGCGCGCTGCGATGGATGGCAATTTCTGGGACTGGTTTCAGGACCGGATGCGCGATTCGAGCTTCAACGCTCTCGCCAAGGTGCTCGATCGCCTGGCCGACCGGTTCGCGGACATGCTGTTCGACAGCCGGCAGGGCGGCGAGGGGTTCCTCGGAGCGATCGGGGGGTGGCTGGGCAATCTCTTCGGTGGGTCATCCCCGGCAGCGGCAGGTCCTGCGGGCCACGAGGGTCTTCATAAATTCAACTCGGGCGGCAGTTTCAAGGTTCGTGGCTTCGCTGGGATCGATCGCAACATCCTTTCGCTCAACGGATCGCCGGTCGCGCGGGTGAGCCAGAGCGAGATCATCGACGTGAAGCGCGGCGATCAGGCCGGCAATCATGGCCAGCGCGGCGAGCTGACCGTGCGGCTGCAGAAGGATGGCGGGCTGGAGGGCTATATGACCGGTATCGCTGGGCGCGTCGTGACCGAGGCCGAACCCGCAATCCGCCGCCGCACGGCGCAGTACGTCGGATCGAAGTTCGCGCAGGCGCGCGAGAAAAGCCTTAGCTGA
- a CDS encoding phage tail protein: MAEGDGVVNTGGIEFHLTDDQGTLTKLKGVKTVTSPHLRVDEVETSDQDSGGTKEFSPAMGEWPDITVTLKHEPNSATHQLILEHLASKEKRAFKAVVVEEDGSTQDESGVIFLKSYEPDNGQLNNERMATLVGRPGPVTRADSVA; the protein is encoded by the coding sequence ATGGCCGAAGGCGATGGAGTAGTTAATACCGGTGGGATCGAGTTCCACCTTACCGACGATCAGGGCACGCTCACCAAGCTGAAGGGCGTGAAAACGGTCACCAGTCCGCATCTGCGCGTCGACGAGGTCGAAACCTCCGACCAGGACAGCGGCGGTACCAAGGAATTCTCGCCTGCCATGGGCGAGTGGCCGGACATCACGGTGACGCTGAAGCACGAGCCGAACAGCGCGACCCACCAGCTGATCCTGGAGCATCTGGCGAGCAAGGAAAAGCGCGCCTTCAAGGCGGTGGTGGTCGAGGAAGACGGCTCGACCCAGGACGAAAGCGGCGTCATCTTCCTCAAGAGCTACGAGCCGGATAACGGACAGCTCAACAACGAGCGGATGGCGACGCTGGTCGGCCGCCCGGGCCCGGTCACCCGCGCGGATAGCGTGGCGTGA
- a CDS encoding HK97-gp10 family putative phage morphogenesis protein, translated as MLDWSLDGLDEARRKLADVVRPINDRRIGEHAAETLEPIAEDARRLVSVRSGALHDSILVAPTIEFTGETEGQSVSVGVLEAGGDGVFWGHFVEFGTVHWPGEPFLTPAVYRNIDLIFTALGKRLGEDMIGAL; from the coding sequence ATGCTCGACTGGTCGCTCGACGGGCTGGACGAAGCGCGTCGCAAGCTGGCGGACGTCGTGCGGCCGATCAACGATCGGCGGATTGGCGAGCATGCGGCCGAGACGCTGGAGCCGATCGCCGAGGACGCCCGGCGGCTTGTGTCGGTCCGATCGGGAGCGCTGCACGACAGCATTCTGGTCGCGCCAACCATAGAGTTCACCGGCGAGACGGAGGGCCAGAGCGTTTCGGTCGGCGTACTCGAGGCGGGCGGCGACGGGGTGTTCTGGGGGCACTTCGTCGAGTTCGGTACGGTCCACTGGCCGGGCGAGCCATTCCTTACGCCGGCGGTCTATCGAAATATCGACCTCATCTTCACCGCGCTAGGCAAGCGCCTCGGCGAAGACATGATCGGAGCGCTGTAG
- a CDS encoding phage head completion protein, translating into MDGAAARDRKIVFRSNEPTESPTGEMVPDPGEPFATAMASVNYGKASERRQAGADSAEATATARVLSTEKTRAINADHIAELDEATWNVAGNVPWGRRHRDITLVRRA; encoded by the coding sequence ATGGACGGAGCTGCCGCGCGAGACCGGAAGATCGTCTTTCGGTCGAACGAGCCGACCGAGAGCCCGACTGGCGAGATGGTGCCTGATCCGGGCGAGCCGTTCGCGACCGCGATGGCTTCGGTCAACTACGGCAAGGCCAGCGAGCGGCGCCAGGCTGGCGCCGATAGCGCCGAAGCAACGGCCACCGCCCGGGTGCTTTCGACCGAGAAGACCCGCGCGATTAACGCGGATCACATCGCTGAGCTGGACGAGGCAACCTGGAACGTCGCCGGCAATGTGCCGTGGGGTCGGCGTCACCGAGACATAACCCTTGTAAGGAGAGCCTGA
- a CDS encoding head-tail connector protein, producing the protein MAWSSPETVAEPANEPVSLSEAKEFLSIGADEDGFDTLLTGLITSGRERVEEELGIRLVSQSILLRCDDWSDLEQLPIGPVSEIEHLKFEDAAGSQSTVDAAQYELTGAKLDRGVRPTVGSAWPRSLRQEDGAIEVRLTVGYETLPKPLWTAVLQIVAALFEHREGDRAPNLAHLSNYRVY; encoded by the coding sequence ATGGCCTGGTCGTCGCCCGAGACCGTCGCCGAGCCGGCCAACGAGCCCGTTTCGCTTTCCGAAGCGAAGGAGTTCCTCTCGATCGGCGCTGATGAAGACGGTTTCGACACCCTGCTCACCGGCCTGATCACGTCGGGCCGGGAGCGGGTCGAGGAGGAACTGGGGATCAGGCTGGTGAGCCAATCGATCCTCCTCCGGTGCGACGACTGGTCCGATCTCGAGCAGCTTCCCATCGGGCCGGTAAGCGAGATCGAGCATCTCAAGTTCGAGGACGCGGCAGGCTCTCAATCGACGGTCGATGCCGCCCAATACGAATTGACGGGCGCCAAGCTCGACCGGGGGGTCAGACCCACGGTCGGCAGTGCATGGCCACGTTCGCTTCGGCAGGAAGATGGCGCGATCGAGGTTCGACTGACGGTCGGCTACGAAACGCTGCCCAAGCCTCTCTGGACGGCTGTGCTGCAGATCGTCGCCGCGCTGTTCGAACATCGCGAAGGCGATCGCGCTCCCAACCTCGCCCATCTTTCAAACTATCGGGTCTATTGA